AATAAACCATTCGGGGAGTGGAGGGAGAACACTGGTGAAAGTTGTTTACCGTTAAACAGGTCAGGCGCTTCAGTTTCGGGCATGTGTAAGCATTTCGGCAGTGCACTCCATTCCCTGTTTTTTTATTAGGGAAACAGAGTGAGTGATGTTTCATGATACGTTGGTTGAGCTGCCGACGATGGTAAGGATGTTCACAGGAGTATTTTTGTGCAGTGTTGTAAAGATGTTTTGGATTTACATTTCATACCGTACCTTGTTTGAAAATACAGTTTCTTCCCTCGTCAACGACAATAGAGCAAGTCCAATCTCCGCAGTTTTGCGAAAGTTGTTGCCTTGAGGTTTTGCTTCGTACAAGTAATTTTAACATTCAAGGTAACGTTGAATATGCCCAGGAAACAATCCGAGTCCGTTCCCGGCGCTTTAGAACCTGTCTACGCGGCAATTGTCAATCTGACAGAGAGTATTTGCCAACAGCACCTGAACAGCGATTATGCGGCGCTTGCCCGTCAGTTGGCTGCAACGCTTGCACGCAAACGACCTTCTCCCATCATGAGGGGAAAACCGGAAATTTGGGCATGCGGTATTCTCTATGCGCTTGGTACCGTCAATTTTCTGTTCGATAAAACGCAAACTCCGCACCTGCGGGTGGATGAGTTATGCGCAGTCTGTGGCGTCAGTAAAAGTACTGGAGAAAACAAGGCCAAACTGATTCGTGATCTGCTGAAGATGTATCCACTTGAGCCAAAGTGGTGTTTGCCATGCCATGTAGATGACAATCCAATGATCTGGATGTTGCAGGTTGATGGCATGATTGTCGATATTCGTCGGATGTCACGTGAATTTCAGGTCATTGCCTATGAAAAGGGATTGATTCCCTTCATTCCGGCAGACCGATGAAAAAAGCATGGGCATCAGAAGGTGAGGCATTGCACAAGAGGCACGGTCGTGAGTTCGCCATTCCTCTGGCACAGATTGCCGTAGTTGACGCTGATAAAGCAACCCGTGAGGCGGTTGAAGATTGTCATTATTGGGCAAATCGGGGGTGCGGGTTTGTTATCCGTTTTGGTGAGATGTTTTTTGATTGCCTGAAATTGTTGGTTATACTTTTAAGAGTTGATGCTTTGCAAGGCGAGTACTGTTGGAGAGTGTTGGCAGCCGCTCACATGAACGGATATTACAGAGGCGGTTACACCTTTATAAAATATGGTATTAGTGCTCCAAGCCCTTGAGATGCGAATTGAAAGTCCCTTATGACCGATTATTCAGATATCTTAAGTTCTGTCCAGCGTATATTCCTAACCGTGAAGAGTGGGAGTCCGATTCAAACGAAGGAGGAGACGATGAACTGCATGTATTGTAGTGGGAATATGGAACGGGGGATTGCACCCTTTCATACCGACAGGAAAGGCTATCACATCACGTTAGACAGAATTCCTGCCTGGGTATGCGCCCAGTGTGGCGAAGTTTATTTTGATGAACCCGAAGTTGAAGCTATTCAAGAAGTCCTGTGCACTCTGGATCAGAGGACTGAAAAGTTGGTGAAATCTGCTTGACATTCATTTTTGGCGTACAGATTATGTTGGAAGTTACCAACCTGAAAGTAGGATAAAGCGCACACTATCATGAGGTCACTCCCAGATATTTCAGGAACAGCCGATCTCTGGCTACGGATTCAGTAGACCAGCGGTAGTTGCCCATGACAGTTCGTACTTGAGTCGTCTCAATGCAATCGAACCAATCCAGAATCTGAGCGAGAGATCGTTGCTCAAGCCACTGTTCCAATTTTTTTTCGAGATTGACAAGTGCTTTGGTTTTTTCGCTTCCGTTCTTTCCAAGCTCTGCCCGCATTTCCTTGATTTTCTTGGTCAGGAAGCAATGATACCCCAGTGACACAAACTGTACGAATTGCCTTCCCCGCAGGTTGTCTGGATGCCATGTGCGCGGCCTTGCTCCATCAAGGCCTCCCTTCACCACGGCGAAGATCTCCTCTATTTTTTCACGCAATCGATAGTCTGCCAACGCTGTGAAGGTCTTCATGGCCTGATTGCTGACGAGCGCAAAATAGCCGAAGTATTTCGTCGCTTCGACAATGGCCTTGTCGTTGAAACCGACCCTCAATTGTCCACCACGCCCCTTTTTTGAGCAGATCAGATATCGCTCGATTTTTCGTTGCGCAGATTTCGTGAACTCCATCACCCCATCTTCTACTTGAGCTTTGAGTTCAAACAGCTCCTTGCGGAAGTCGAGCTGCTTCTTGGTGTCGCTGTTAGGGGAATAGAAGACATGGACATAAAGGCGGCGCACGAACCTCTCTTCTTCTCCGCTCAGCTTGCCGTTTCGCGACAGTTGGCGCACTCGACCGAACTCGTGCATTCTCATCGCCGTGGCGCCGCAAACCGACGGATCAAACTGGCAAGTGCTCGACATGCCCGCCAGCGTCTCCCGAAGCGCATCCACCGTCTCGCGAACCCAAGTGATATTGGGGTCAACCAGAGTAAGGAATTTCATGTTGCGCAAGGCGAATTTCATCATGTTCCCCTCACTGTAGTAGCCGTTATCGGTAACGATCAAGGGTTTCTCAAGGTTAAAGCACTTGAGTTGCTTCAGGGTGTTCTCAATGGATATGACGTCCGGAACATTGCCAGGCTGCTTGGCGAATGCTAACGGCTCGCGTTTCTTTACGGAATACAAGGTTAGAAGCTTGATGGTTTTCAGTCCGTCACCATCCTTATTGAACCCATGCCGTGCTTCCGACTGGTTCTCGGAGTAGGTCGATATCGTGGTCGAATCAAACGCCAGCACAGGTGCCTTGCCCAGGCGATCCGCCCGGAAGGAGAAGTAGCGCTGCACGCGGTCTTCGTCGCACC
The DNA window shown above is from Pelodictyon phaeoclathratiforme BU-1 and carries:
- a CDS encoding YgiT-type zinc finger protein, yielding MERGIAPFHTDRKGYHITLDRIPAWVCAQCGEVYFDEPEVEAIQEVLCTLDQRTEKLVKSA
- a CDS encoding DUF6398 domain-containing protein, which encodes MPRKQSESVPGALEPVYAAIVNLTESICQQHLNSDYAALARQLAATLARKRPSPIMRGKPEIWACGILYALGTVNFLFDKTQTPHLRVDELCAVCGVSKSTGENKAKLIRDLLKMYPLEPKWCLPCHVDDNPMIWMLQVDGMIVDIRRMSREFQVIAYEKGLIPFIPADR
- a CDS encoding IS1634 family transposase, with translation MSKPVTGKTHVGERRERRPNGDIYIYERVTGYNERTRKTYTVSQKLQGKIKSGTQEIIPTRPKKSKNEGGLVGALRRHSGLTDLLEWVGKASGIDDDVRSSFSEGDAAKILSIARYWIGSGGNTLPRLEGWQVMHSLPYSEVITEDVYSDLFKCVGCDEDRVQRYFSFRADRLGKAPVLAFDSTTISTYSENQSEARHGFNKDGDGLKTIKLLTLYSVKKREPLAFAKQPGNVPDVISIENTLKQLKCFNLEKPLIVTDNGYYSEGNMMKFALRNMKFLTLVDPNITWVRETVDALRETLAGMSSTCQFDPSVCGATAMRMHEFGRVRQLSRNGKLSGEEERFVRRLYVHVFYSPNSDTKKQLDFRKELFELKAQVEDGVMEFTKSAQRKIERYLICSKKGRGGQLRVGFNDKAIVEATKYFGYFALVSNQAMKTFTALADYRLREKIEEIFAVVKGGLDGARPRTWHPDNLRGRQFVQFVSLGYHCFLTKKIKEMRAELGKNGSEKTKALVNLEKKLEQWLEQRSLAQILDWFDCIETTQVRTVMGNYRWSTESVARDRLFLKYLGVTS
- a CDS encoding calcium-binding protein, whose translation is MKKAWASEGEALHKRHGREFAIPLAQIAVVDADKATREAVEDCHYWANRGCGFVIRFGEMFFDCLKLLVILLRVDALQGEYCWRVLAAAHMNGYYRGGYTFIKYGISAPSP